The Haematobia irritans isolate KBUSLIRL chromosome 1, ASM5000362v1, whole genome shotgun sequence DNA segment ACAGATGGACACTTAGGAGTAGCACTTAACTGTCAGACGATGATTATGGGCCTGCCTTTGTGTGAGCAAAGGCAAATTCCTAAATGCTATGGCATGGGAAGTCAAAAAGAAatgtctttttttgttttgtagtcgaCATTATCTGGATATATTGATCAGATGTGTATATGAATATTGGTTGATTCATTTTTGCTTGGGTTATGCTAATGCCTGAATTCAAAGCCAACACTAATAACAAAAATCACCAATAACCCTACTGAATTCTTACCATTCAACATTTCATCTACTCCGTTGAGGCGTACTCTACAGCAACAGGCCTAGGGACATATCAACCCTGTCTGCAATGTCTACATCATCTAATGCCGTTATTTATTCATTAGGAAACGGAATTTGTATGACGCACACCATATTTGTTACGATTtccaagaatgatgttgagccaAACCTTTTAACGCACACCCGTATCGGATGTCAAACATATCGCATGTGACATTTATTCAGTGAGATATTTATCGCAATTGTCGTTTTATGTTGAAATACAAATGAATTGAGGAGGTATGGGCGCCAAAAACCCAAATCTATTTTTCACTGTTTGTGGCATTTTGTTTGAATTCAAATAACTTAACAGCAGCAGGCTAATGTTAATATTCATTGCAGCGGTCATGTTTAGCTAGAAGCTTTTGTTTAACAGAAAGCTGTTGTGAGGGCAAGGTGACCATCTTCTTTATACAAATATATACTCATGTAATATATGTAacggtaaataaaatttaagaaaatatatgatcgacttctttttataccctccaccataggatgggggtatattaactttgtcattccgtttgtaacacatcgaaatattgctctaagaccccataaagtatatatattctgggtcgtggtgaaattctgagtcgatctaagcatgtccgtccgtccgtccgtctgtccggctgtccgtccgtctgtggaaatcacgctaacttccgaacgaaactagctatcgacttgaaacttggcacaagtagttgttattgatgtaggtcggatggtattgaaaatgggccatatcggcccacgtttacgtatagcccccatataaaccgatccccaaatttggcttgcggagccttccggagcagcaaaattcatccgatccggttgaaatttggtacgtggtctaagtatacggtctctaacaaccatgcacaaattggtccatatcggtccataattatatatagcccccatataaaccgatccccagatttgacctccggagcctcttggaggggcaaaattcatccgatccggttgaaatttggtacctgatgttagtatacggtctctaacaaccatgcaaaaattggaccatatcggtccataaatatatatagctcccatataaaccgatccccagatttgacctccggagcctcttggaggagcaaacttcatcctacccgattgaaatttggtacgtggtgttagtatatggtctctaacaaccatgcaaaaactggtccatatcggtccataattatatatagctcccatataaaccgatccccagatttgacctccggagcctcttggaggggcaaaattcatccgatccgtttgaaattgggtacctgatgttagtatacggtttctaacaagcatgcaaaaattggtccatatcggtccatatcggtccataattatatatagctcctatataaaccgatccccagatttgaactctggagtagaggtgtgcgcgtgacttaaatttcactcacactcaagcacattcacgaaccaaaatgtttattcacgcgcgctcacgcacgatacgcgttgtagccaatcccactcacgcacattcacgaaatgaaaaccagtactcacgcacgctcacgcacgaactacttttaaagacttacGTTCATGCACGATTCACGATAATTCTCGTGAtttacgacaaattcacgaacctcacgacattttccaaacggaaatctgcaaaggtaacaaacttcaaaaatagaatatagttcgagagctaaattaatttcagttaaaatacgaatatgaattaaatcttgatttttttcgtgagcgtgattttgcagaaattttattcacgcacattcacgaaccgattttatttctcacgcacgctcacgcacgacatatttattttagtcccattcacgcacattcacgagacttgctttggattttgttcacgactcacgtgattcttgcgtcaatcacgcgtgtcacgagaatttcatgtcacgcgcacacctctactctggagcctcttggatgagcaaaattcatccgatcgaattgaaatttagtacgcgttgttagtatatggtctctaacaaccatgcaaaaattggtccatatcggtccataattatatatagctaccatataaaccgatccccagatttgacctccggagcctcttggaggagcaaaagtcatccgatgcggttgaaatttggtacatttcgttagtatatggcctctaacagccatgtaaaaattgtcaaattttattactatagaaagttttgtcaaaatttgatttctatagaaagttttgtaaaaagtttatttctatagcaatgtttgtcaacattttatttccatagaaaattttgtcaaaattttatttctatagaaaattttgtaaaaaatttatttctgtagaaaattttgtcaacattttatttctatagacaattttgtcaacattttatttctatagaacattttgtcaacattttatttctatagaaaattttgtcaacattttatttctatagaaaattttgtcaaaattttattgctatagaaaattttgtcaacattttacttccatagaaaattttgtcaacattttatttctatagaaaattttgtcaagtttttatttctatacaaaattttgtcaaaattttatttctatagaaaattttgtcaaactgaattatatacgtatttaatcggcctttttttttgtttaatatatacccttatggactaacttacaatttagcagacagtgttaaaaagttttacgataccttgccatcggcaagtgttatcgcaacccaagtaattcgtttgtggatgacagcctttagtagaagttcctacgcaatccatggtggagggtacataagattcggcctggccgaacttacggccgtatatacttgttcttaaaataaaattgttttaaatttttgtaatctgctctttcaagaggctacactcaaaaaataagagtttacttcaaaaattttgatgttcccttaaggattttggtattcattccgagtcaaagatgcgacttctttaaaataaataaatttttcagggacatatctagctttaaatctaggatcaaacaattaaatttgggatacagatctcatttaccggattttcattctctttttgtaatctattaataaagctattcacgtacaaacaaatgccagtttaacatgtaaggaaagtttaaagtcgggcggggccgactataacaggttggctgataagtccccggtctgacacatagatggcgtcgctagtattaaatgcaaattatttttatatagtaccaaccttcaaatgattcgtgtcaaattttgacgtctgtaagtcaattagtttgtgagatagagcgtcttttgtgaagcaacttttgttattgtgaaaaaaatggaaaaaaaggaatttcgtgttttgataaaatactgttttctgaagggacaaAATACggaggaagcaaaaacttggcttgataatgagtttccggactctgccccggggaaatcaacaataattgattggtatgcaaaattcaagcgtggtgaaatgagcacggaggacggtgaacgcagtggacgcctgaaagaggtggttaccgacgaaaacatcaaaaaaatccagaaaatgattttgaatgaccgtaaaatgaagttgatcgagatagcagaggtcttaaagatatcaaaggaacgtgttggtcatatcattcatcaatatttggagctCTGTGTAaactgggtgccgcgcgagctcacatttgaccaaaaacaacaacgtgttgatgattctgagcggtgtttgcagctgttaactcgtaataaaccgaagtttttccgtcgatatgtgactatggatgaaacatgactccatcacgacactcctgagtccaatcgacagtcggctgagtggacagcgaccggtgaaccgtctccgaagcgtggaaagactcaaaagtccgctggcaaattaatggcctctgttttttgggatgcgcatggaataatttttatcgattatcttgagaagggaaaaccatcaacaatgactattatatggcgttattggagtgtttgaaggtcgaaatcgcggcaaaacgaccccatatgaagaagaaaaaagtgttgttccaccaagacaacgcaccgtgccacaagtcattgagaacgatggcatgaattgggcttcgaattgcttccccacccaccgtattctccagatctggcccccagcgacattttctagttctcagacctcaaaaggatgctcacagggaaaaaaatttggctgcaataaagaggtgatcgccgaaactgagacaaaaccgaaaaaaccacaatggtatcaaaaaattggaaggtcgttataatcgttgtatcgctctcgaagggaactatgttgaataataaaaacgaattttgacaaaaaatatgtgcttttctttgttatatatatatatatatatatatatatatatatatttatatatatatatatatatatatatatatatatatatatatatatatatatatatatatatatatatatatatatatatatatatatatatatatatatatatatatatatatatatatatatatatatatatatatatatatatatatatatatatatatatatatatatatatatatatatatgacgcagggtataaaaatcaaaattataacaaatccctctagttaaaaatgttttcttaattccaaaacaactttcaaccaaaaatgctaaatcctcaaaataagtctttgtatatttgaagcgattgtatcttaaatctaaagatttaatatttcagttaatttaaggacgatttctttaaatcaaaaatgtggttctatatttttaaggaaatttgccttagttcatagACCTGCGACTTTAATGGAAGAACGCAaatttccggctgaaatttggtacatggtgttagtatatggtctacatcggcctataattatatatagcccccatataaaccgatccccagatttgacctccggagcctcttagagcagcaaaagtcatccgatccgattgaaatttggtatgtggtgttagtatattgtctctaacaaccatgccaaaagtggtccatatcggtccataattatatatagcccctatataagccgatccccagttttgacctccggagcctcttagagaggcaaaattcatccgatccgtttgaaatttggaacatggtgtagaatgtggtctcaaacaaacacgcaagaatttgtctatatcggtccataattatatatacacgcaaagaaaaaaaaaacgtttggaaaacgtgtaccgagaacgtttttcttttgttagagtttttttgaattgcttcgaaaagtatacacttttatcaccaaaaaaattcatttgttacaaaatttttattttttcaataaaaaaagttatttttgaaccaacaacacagtccatttcgtttatatcaaacactgttcttttctaaatttaggtctttaataagacacattttacagttcatagtaaaaatttaatatagtagaatgtaagtcggacgtagcaaccactgctccaaggtgcccaactaaatgtatttttctgttaaataaactttgtttaatcggctcgtgggcgccgcaagctatgctatataaatataacttatatgggtaattgtctattgatgaccacaacggctacatggctcagtggatagtgtgttggcttacaaattggatggtccgcggttcgattctccgtccaggcgaaaggtaaaaaaaaaaatttaaaaatttataaaatcgtataatttcttctacattgtttgtgttacagaaaattgtgctaagaactaaaaaaacttcatggaagtgagaaaaatgtgatggaaaatgcaattagcaagaaaaaaattttttttgggttagtctttatgaaattgtttgtacatcctggaaaagaataaacgtttatcacaaaaagtatatacttttcttccaaatacacttccttgcaacgaaaagcaaatgcgaaacgaactttgtttgtctaaaatttcgtttgggaggaaagaattatttttttgcgtgtagcccccatataaatcgttccccagatttgatctccggagcctcatggaggagcaaaattcatccgatccggttgatatttgcaagctggtgttagtataaggccgcttataatcatgccataattggtccatatagccgatccccaatcacacaaaaatttgtccatatcggttcataatcatggttgccactcgagccaaaaatagtctaccaaaattttattttatagaaaacattgacaaagtgttatttctatagaaaaatttgtcaaaattttatttctatagaaaattttgtcaaaattgtatttctatagaaaattttgtcaaaattttatttctatagatttttttttttcaaattttatttctatagaaaattttttccaaattttacttctatataaaatgttgtcaaaatttgttgtcaaaattttatttctatagaaacttaacttaattatatacgtatttaatcggccttttttagtttaatatataccacgtatggactatgtggtatatattacggtgttaggaagttttaagataccttgccattggcaaatgtttccgcaacccaagtaattcgattgtgaatgacagtcttcagtagaagtttctacgcaatccatggtggagggtacataagcttcggcctggccgaacttacggccgtatgtgcttgtttttaattaaaattgaccacagtcaattaaaaaattaattgttgcaattaaaaaattaattgatttaataaatttttgtgatttgcttttgtttcatttaaaaaattgttgaatcaattaaaattttaattgaatatttttgaaacttcaaacaaaattttatttggaaaaattttagtgatattttCTTCTGTGGAcgacattccacattgcagtaaactAAATATAAGTCAATGAACTTTTGTAGAATTAGATCAACTGGTTCCACATTCAAGGACATTGTAATAATAGTGTCTACAGTTAAGTTCAAAGGTACATTAGTTAATCTATGGGCCTAAATGGATAAGCAAAAGTCTAACGAATATTAGTCAAATATGTATGTCTTATACATATTCGAAGAAAATTAAATCCAACTGTGTATGCAAAATAAGGAGAACATAGTCAATTTCTGTTGAAACAGGTTTACAATGTCCTTGACATTGTATAACACATAGCTCAAGGTGTTCAATGCTTACCCGCCATGTGACTAATTCGAGCAATTTAAATCAACAGTGGATAATTTCAAATGACCACATCTGACATacgaatttgaagaaaaaaaaacaaaacacacaaacaaTTGAATTGCAAACTACTTATGTTCAATTTTAAGTGTTCCCTTAATTGGATTAgaagaaatttaagaaattttgtcacttaGATAGTCTTAAGGCATTTCTTCGCTGGACTATAAAAGGAAACAATGCAGGAGTATTGGCCACAGTCAGCGGTATAAGATAATCGCGAACATATAAGAAAAATCAACTAAACGGAAACGGAAAGAAAAACGAAACGTCTAACTCTATCTAAAGCATCTACAAACTATGGAAACAAgacaatattaaaaatttttataaccacTGAAAATCTCCTTCCGGATACTCACATAACATCTTTGGATATACTTACAACTACGGTGCCCCAAATTAAAGCTCGACAATGTTTTCGTTGAATCCACCAATGTTGGAACATTTACATGGTAGCCGCAATGTCAGTTTGGCCGATACAGTACCAGCCGATATATTACATATGGTCGATCCCTATTGGTATCAATGGCCACCCATGGAGCCCATGTGGTTTGGCATCATTGGCTTCATTATCACCATTTTGGGTATTATGTCCTTGACGGGAAATTTTGTGGTCATCTACATTTTCACATCGGCCCCTGCGCTACGAACACCTTCCAATATGTTTGTGGTCAATCTGGCTTTCTCCGATTTTATGATGATGTTCACCATGTTTCCTCCTGTGGTACTTAATGGTATCTACGGCACTTGGATTATGGGTCCATTCTGGTGTGAATTATATGGGCTGTGTGGATCTCTATTCGGTTGTGTTTCCATTTGGTCCATGACTCTGATAGCCTATGATCGTTATTGTGTCATTGTTAAGGGTATCTCGAGGAAACCTTTATCCAAAACGGCTGCTGTTTTCCGTTTAATGTTTGTTTGGAGTATCTGTACATTGTGGGCCATTTTTCCCATGGTTGGTTGGAATCGTTATGTACCGGAGGGCAATATGACAGCCTGTGGCACGGATTACTTTGCCAAGGATTGGTATAATCGCTCGTACATCGTTGTCTATTCAATATGGGTTTATTTGACTCCGTTGACTACAATTATTTTCTCATATTGGCATATTTTAAAGGTAAGTGGATAAGGAGTGCTGTACACGCTATTTGGccgatttaagtaaaaatttaaattttggacaattaaaaaaagaatgaaaatcaATAAACTAAGTACattaatagaaacaagtatatacggtcgtaagttcggccaggccgaagcttatgtaccctccctcatggattgcgtagaaacttcttctaaacactgccatccagaatcgaattacttaagttgcggtaacgcttgccgatggcaaggtatcttaaaacctcctaacaccatcttctaaattgtatgtaagtccatatgtggtatatattaaatcaaaaaaaatcgatccaatacgtatataatttagtttgacaaagtagacataaaatttggacaaaattttctacagaaataaaattttaacaaaattttctatagaaataaaattttcacaaaattttctatagaaataaaaattttgacaaaattttcgatagaaaaaaaattttgacaaaaatttctacagaaataaaatattgacaaaattttctatagaaataaacttttgacaaaatattctatagaaataaaatcttggtagattatttttggctcgagtggcaaccatgattatgaaccgaataaaatttgaacaaaattttatatagaaataaaattttgacaaaattttctatagaaataaagttttgacaatgatgaaaattttattatgaaccgaataaaattttaacaaaattttctctagaaataaaattttgacaaaattttctatagaaataaaattttgacaaaattttctatagaaataaagttttgacaatgatgaaaattttattatgaaccgaataaaattttgacaaaattttctatagaaataaagttttgacaatgatgaaaattttattatgaaccgaataaaattttaacaaaattttctctagaaataaaattttgacaaaattttctatagaattaaaattttggtagattatttttggctctagtggcaaccatgattatgaatcgatatggaccaatttttgtgtgattggaccaattttggtatggttgttagcgaccatatactaacaccacgttcctaatttgaaccggatcggatgaattttgctactccaagaggctccggaggtcaaatctggagaacgttttatacgcgggctatatataattatggaccgatatggaccaattctggcacggtggttattgatcatatactaacaccatgatcaaaattacaaccggattggatgaaatttgcttctcttggagacttcgcaagccaaatctggggatcggcttatatgggggctatataatattcgtgtctgttctggtacacacatgtacaaGTTACGTATGGTGTCACACTTAAAAGGTGTTCTGGCCAACACTATACACCGTCAtagacctgaaaaatgtacacgaacatttcttttctgtaggcttagtgtacagccatcgtatgcaaagttagaagtttttataacaaataaataacagattctgaaactttaatatgttttttataaatatttgcaaattttattgggaaagtcacttatatatgtcagaaaccacgattttaaaaatccatctaaaatttgaaccgaaatttcctctgattggtgtagaaattttggggttgttttaatcagctggttttcagtgtgttcgaaagtataatgttgccacaatttttaaaagttaacacaaaaaagttttaagcaaaattatctttgatttttgtgaatactatccgctttcctaaacaaatcaaaggtctttttgaaaatataaggtaattaaattataacttttacaaaatcaatgggctaagaaaagtgaattttgccaaatttattgcatgaaaaatatggcatcttcaattctgcaaagtgttcttggtgcacaaatcactgagcaaattaaaaaaaacacgccgccaatatctttctgcacatggaggccgccacgatagaaaatttgtttgcaatattattgtaaatatttaagcaatacaaatgagaaaaaccttaacagaatagttaattatgcccactataattaaatttcctttaatgtatggatgttaaaaactgtttgaccaaaaccaaaataaaaacttctccgccgtcaaaaacaaaaacgaaaacgatacggcgatcgtttgttcatgagtaacattgaggagggatagaaaaaaacaaatcaaaacagatttgaagcatcacgcaattgtctcctttttcttgataaattgctcttgtccttacattattcactgctaacaaaaatccggcaggcattttatggctttgagttacgcacttacttttaattttttatgtttataccggcaaaatatgttttgtttataatttctgtctgcaaataatatggcttgcagaaaaaatcagctgtcacatttttcgattaaaagtccgaaaaaagtgttcacacgtgtgactcagaacaactaactttgtgtgtggtgtgtagaaagtgtatagtgtggtgcacaatgcggtgtgacccagaacagacatgattatgaaccgatgtggaccaatttttgcatggttattagagaccatataacaatatcatgtaccaaatttcagccggatcggatgaaatttgcttctctttgaggctccgcaaccaaactctggggatcggtttatatgggcgctatatataattatggaccgatgtggaccaatttttgcacggttgttagagaccatataccaataccatgtaccaaatttcagccgaatgggatgcaatttgcttctctttgaggcttcgcaagccaaatctggagatctgtttatatggggtctatatattgttacgtttttatatttaggcgtttttaattacccgacaattaaaacacagttcttttaaataacgacaatctacaatttatttactatgacttcacactttacaattcgttcacactgaagttattcgtttgacgctttaattaagactgactcgttagcagcatgcgagcgcttttatatatgacggtgtggcaatacgagaacattctggtagcactacaatattctggcaacgccagaacattcttagacaatgctagaaggatctacgaccattaagtaattcgtctggtggctgccaaacacatacacactcacatagatatatgctcgcattactacaacaacaatgacaatagacaatgagatgaaatgagaaagcaaaataacaaagcaaaggggttgttattctatgagagagtaaaaactaacatttcggtaagcaaacaaaagaacataaaagaaattcaggaaaatactagaaaatgaatagatgattccaacaagtgatagcgaaattttatcgttacaattttaaattttaaattaacggaaactaatttaaataaacttatatctataattatcaaattcgtaacaatataattatggaccgatgtggaccaatttttgcatggttgttagagacaatttgcttctctttgaggcttcgcaagccaaatctggagatctgtttatatggggtctatatataattatggaccgatgtggaccaatttttgcatggttgttagagaccatataccaacaccatatactaaatttcagccggatcggatgaaatatgcttctcttagaggctccgcaagccaaatctggggatcggtttatatgggggctatatataattatggaccgatgtggaccaatttttgcatgattgttagagaccatataccaacaccatgtaccaaatttcagccggatcggatgaaatatgcttctcttagaggctccacaagccaaatctggggatcggtttatatgggggctatatataattatggaccgatgttgaccaat contains these protein-coding regions:
- the Rh6 gene encoding rhodopsin 6 yields the protein MFSLNPPMLEHLHGSRNVSLADTVPADILHMVDPYWYQWPPMEPMWFGIIGFIITILGIMSLTGNFVVIYIFTSAPALRTPSNMFVVNLAFSDFMMMFTMFPPVVLNGIYGTWIMGPFWCELYGLCGSLFGCVSIWSMTLIAYDRYCVIVKGISRKPLSKTAAVFRLMFVWSICTLWAIFPMVGWNRYVPEGNMTACGTDYFAKDWYNRSYIVVYSIWVYLTPLTTIIFSYWHILKAVRIHEKAMREQAKKMNVASLRQSDADNNKSVEIKLAKVALVTISLWFLAWTPYTIINYAGIFESMHLSPLSTICGSVFAKANAVCNPIVYGLSHPKYKQVLKEKLPFLTCGKDDASAEVQTQATAEISESSA